From the Yoonia rosea genome, the window CTATCTGCTGTCCAGCATCCTGACCGAGCTTGTCTCGAATAACGCGGTTGCCGTCGTCATGACCCCGATTGCCATCGGCCTGGCCAGCGCCCTTGGCGTTGATCCGCGCCCCTTGGTCGTGGCTGTGATGATTGCAGCAAGTGCAAGCTTTGCCACGCCGATCGGCTATCAGACCAACACGCTGGTCTACGGCCCCGGCGGGTATAAATTCTCAGACTTTCTGAAATTCGGCATCCCGCTGAACCTGTCGCTGGCGCCAATTGTTTCCTTTGTGATTCCCTTTATCTGGCCCCTCTAGACGGGGTTGCGGGGGCCGTGGTGCTTGCCTTATAGAGGCGCAGATCAAGGCTTTATCACACGAGGTTTTCCGATGGCTGGCCACTCCAAATGGGCGAATATTCAGCACCGCAAAGGACGGCAGGACAAACTGCGCTCCAAGCTGTTTTCCAAGCTTGCCAAGGAAATCACCGTGGCCGCCAAAATGGGCGATCCCGATCCCGATAAAAACCCGCGTCTGCGTCTGGCCGTCAAAGAGGCCAAATCAAACTCTGTCCCCAAGGACGTAATCGACCGCGCGATCAAGAAATCACAAGGCGGCGACGCGGAAAACTATGATGAAATCCGCTATGAGGGCTATGGCCCCAATGGCGTGGCCGTGATCGTCGAAGCGATGACCGATAACCGCAACCGGACGGCATCAACCGTGCGGTCGACCTTTTCCAAAAACGGCGGCAACCTTGGTGAAACAGGGTCTGTCGGGTTCATGTTCGACCGCAAGGGTCAGGTGGTTTACCCGGCCTCGGTGGGCGACGCCGACACCGTGATGATGGCCGCAATCGAGGCCGGGGCAGAGGACGTGCAAAGCGATGATGAAAACCACGTCATAATCTGCGCCGACACCGACCTGAACGATGTGGCGAATGCGCTGGAAGCCGATCTTGGCGAAAGTGAAAGCACCAAACTGATCTGGCAGCCCAACATCACCACCGAGGTGGACCTTGAAGGTCTGATCAAGCTGATGAAGCTCTTGGATACGCTGGAAGAAGATGATGACGTGCAGCGTGTCACGGCAAACTTCGAGGCCTCTGATGAGGTCATGGCTGCATTCGCGGAAAGCTAGGGCGTTATCACGCCCGTTTCGGTCACAATCAAATCAAGCGGTTGGTCTGTCGGCTCAAGCGGCAGATCATCATCTTCCTGTGCCCCGTAGGCAAAACCTATTGCCATGGTCGGTTGCACCGCGCGCAAGGCCTCTAGTGTCCGGTCATAGAACCCGCCGCCATAGCCCAAACGCCCGCCACGCCTGTCGAAAGCCACGAGAGGCACGACTACGATCTGCGGGATCATCCAATCGCCTGCCTCGGGGATCATCGCGCCGAATGCGCCTTTGATCATGGCGCAGTCAGGCTCCCACAGACGAAACTGCAACGGCTGCCCTGCCCCGATAATGACAGGCACACCGACGGGTCCATGGGCCGCAGCCTCTTCCATGGCGGGGGTCGGATCAATCTCGGTCCGCATCGCCATATAGCCTGCCAGCGGTACACCGCGATACCCTGCGAGAACCTCGCTCAGATAGCCTGCCGTCGCCCTGGCCGTCGCCAGCGCATGCGCTGCCTTGCGCCGTTCAAAAGCGGATGTGCGCGCCGCCGACTTGTCGATCACAGCAGCCAAATCGCGGCCAATCCGAGAAATGCGAAAAAGCCAACAACATCGGTCACTGTCGTCACGAAAGCGCCAGAGGCGAGCGCGGGGTCAATCCCCAACCTTTCAAGGATCACAGGAATCACAGTTCCCGCCAGCCCCGCCACAACCATGTTGATGACCATTGCCACCGCGATCACGACGCCCAGCATGGGCGAGCCGAACCAGACGACACCAACGACGCCCATGACGACAGCAAAGATCAGACCATTGATCAGACCCACCAGAACTTCACGCTTGATCACCCGCCAGACGTTTGCGGTGGTCAGATCGCGTGTTGCCAACGCACGCACGGCAACGGTCAGTGACTGGGTACCTGCGTTCCCGCCCATGGACGCCACAATCGGCATCAGCACGGCAAGCGCAACAAGCCCTGCAATGGTTTCTTCAAACAGCGAAATCACCAGTGACGCAAAGATCGCGGTTAAAAGGTTCACGGCCAGCCACGGAAAACGCGACTTGGTGGTGGCGATTACGCGGTCCGACAGGCTGCCTTCACCGACACCGGCCAGACGCAGAATGTCTTCCTCGGCTTCTTCCTCAAGAAACATCATCGCATCATCAATTGTGATGACACCCACGATCCGGTCGTCATCATCAACCACGGGGGCGGTTATCATGTGATAGTGGTTGATGGCCTGCGCCACCTCTTCCACGTCCTGTTCAACGTGGAATGTGCGGAAGGTATCTTCCTTGAGATCGCGCAGCGGCGTGTCGCGCGGATGGCTGAGCACACGGCCCAAAGTGACATAGCCCAGCGCCTTGAGGCGGGGATCAACAAGGATCACGTGATAAAACTGGTCGGGCAGCACCACATCCGAGCGCAGATAATCAATCATCTCGCCCACGGTCCAATGTTCCGGCGCGCGCACCAGTTCGGACTGCATGTGACGACCGGCAGATTCTTCGGGATATGACAGTGCCTGTTCGACCACCACACGGTCGCTGGCATCAAGCGCATCCAGCACCGCCTCTGTCTGCGTATCATCAAGGTATTCGACAAGGTCGACAACATCGTCGCTTTCCAGATCACGCACCGCATCGGCGAGTTCACCCGGATCAAGCTGGCCGATCACCTCTTCGCGCAGCTCTTCATCAAGCTCGGAAAGGACCTCACCTTCAAGGTTGCCGGGCCATGCGGTCAGCAGCGCGCGCCGGTCTTTGGTGTCGATCTGTTCCAGCAAATGCGCCACGTCGGCGGGGTGCATGGTATCCAGCGTTTCGGTGAGAAAAGCACCGTCATCGCGTTCCACAGCCTCCATGACCTCACTGACCAGACGGTCGGTGATACCAAATGCTTCTTCGTCGTCGATGGGGTCAGCTTCGGCCATGATGCATCCTTTGTTGAACTAAGAACATAATCGTTCGTGGCGGCGGCACAACGCGGTTTTCGCGATTTACCCCGTTCTTGGGGACTCATATGGTCGCGATATGACAAAGCACTTACTTTTGGGGCAGACCCTCGGTTTTTCGGGCAATCCGTTGACAGGCAACTGGCAGGATGCTGTCCAATTTGACAGCGCGGGTGGCGTGCTGATCGAACACGGACGGATCATTGCCACAGGCAATGGCGCCGCCCTGCAGGGCGCCCACCCCGATGTGGCGGTGACTGACTATGGCAACGATGTGATCAGCGCGGGCTTTGTTGATGCGCATATGCACTATCCCCAGACCGGCATCATCGCCAGTTGGGGCAAACAGCTGATTGACTGGCTGAACACCTACACCTTCCCCGAGGAAAGCCGGTTTGGTGATCGCGCATATGCCGATCAGGTGGCGGGCGAAACGCTGGATCTGGCGATTGCCCATGGCACGACCACGCTGACGAGTTTTTGCACCATTCACGCCGAAAGTGTGGATGCGTTTTTTGAAGCCGCGGCAGCGCGCAATATGGCAGTGATCGCAGGCAAGACCTGCATGGACCGCAACGCCCCCGATACCCTGCGCGACACCGCCCAGAACGCCTATGACGACAGCAAGATGCTTTTGGAAAAGTGGCATGGCAAGGGACGTGCGCATTACGCGATCACACCGCGTTTCTCGCCCACATCCACACCCGCGCAACTGCAGGCATTGGGTGGTCTGTGGGCCGAGCACCCCACATGTCTGATGCAGACCCACCTGAGCGAGCAACTGCCTGAAATTGCGTGGGTCCGTGAACTGTTTCCGCAGGCACGCGATTATCTGGACACCTATGAAGCCTATGGGCTGCTGGGTGAAAACGGGCTTTACGGCCATGCGATCTACCTTGAACCGCGCGAGATCGACCGTCTGAAAGAGGTCGGTGCGGCGGTCGTGCATTGCCCCACCTCAAACACCTTCATCGGCTCGGGTCTTTTCGATCTGATGGGGCTTGCCAAAGCGTCGCTGCCTATTGGCCTTGCCACGGATACAGGTGGCGGGTCGTCGTTTTCAATGCTGCGCACGATGGCTGCAGCCTATGAGATC encodes:
- a CDS encoding YebC/PmpR family DNA-binding transcriptional regulator, coding for MAGHSKWANIQHRKGRQDKLRSKLFSKLAKEITVAAKMGDPDPDKNPRLRLAVKEAKSNSVPKDVIDRAIKKSQGGDAENYDEIRYEGYGPNGVAVIVEAMTDNRNRTASTVRSTFSKNGGNLGETGSVGFMFDRKGQVVYPASVGDADTVMMAAIEAGAEDVQSDDENHVIICADTDLNDVANALEADLGESESTKLIWQPNITTEVDLEGLIKLMKLLDTLEEDDDVQRVTANFEASDEVMAAFAES
- a CDS encoding 5-formyltetrahydrofolate cyclo-ligase; protein product: MIDKSAARTSAFERRKAAHALATARATAGYLSEVLAGYRGVPLAGYMAMRTEIDPTPAMEEAAAHGPVGVPVIIGAGQPLQFRLWEPDCAMIKGAFGAMIPEAGDWMIPQIVVVPLVAFDRRGGRLGYGGGFYDRTLEALRAVQPTMAIGFAYGAQEDDDLPLEPTDQPLDLIVTETGVITP
- the mgtE gene encoding magnesium transporter; translated protein: MAEADPIDDEEAFGITDRLVSEVMEAVERDDGAFLTETLDTMHPADVAHLLEQIDTKDRRALLTAWPGNLEGEVLSELDEELREEVIGQLDPGELADAVRDLESDDVVDLVEYLDDTQTEAVLDALDASDRVVVEQALSYPEESAGRHMQSELVRAPEHWTVGEMIDYLRSDVVLPDQFYHVILVDPRLKALGYVTLGRVLSHPRDTPLRDLKEDTFRTFHVEQDVEEVAQAINHYHMITAPVVDDDDRIVGVITIDDAMMFLEEEAEEDILRLAGVGEGSLSDRVIATTKSRFPWLAVNLLTAIFASLVISLFEETIAGLVALAVLMPIVASMGGNAGTQSLTVAVRALATRDLTTANVWRVIKREVLVGLINGLIFAVVMGVVGVVWFGSPMLGVVIAVAMVINMVVAGLAGTVIPVILERLGIDPALASGAFVTTVTDVVGFFAFLGLAAIWLL
- the guaD gene encoding guanine deaminase yields the protein MTKHLLLGQTLGFSGNPLTGNWQDAVQFDSAGGVLIEHGRIIATGNGAALQGAHPDVAVTDYGNDVISAGFVDAHMHYPQTGIIASWGKQLIDWLNTYTFPEESRFGDRAYADQVAGETLDLAIAHGTTTLTSFCTIHAESVDAFFEAAAARNMAVIAGKTCMDRNAPDTLRDTAQNAYDDSKMLLEKWHGKGRAHYAITPRFSPTSTPAQLQALGGLWAEHPTCLMQTHLSEQLPEIAWVRELFPQARDYLDTYEAYGLLGENGLYGHAIYLEPREIDRLKEVGAAVVHCPTSNTFIGSGLFDLMGLAKASLPIGLATDTGGGSSFSMLRTMAAAYEIGQLRGTALHPAQLMWLATEGSAGALKMAGEIGHLGAGAAADLTILNLQSTPAIRQRADRAGDMWDALFPTIMMGDDRAVRDVWIAGVRQSR